The following proteins are encoded in a genomic region of Betaproteobacteria bacterium:
- a CDS encoding response regulator → MSNDRVILLVEDNPKDEALTLRALKKSNVMNPIVVARDGVEALDYLFARGAHANRDRTAMPQIILLDLKLPKVDGLEVLKALRSDEFTKLLPVVVLTSSVEEQDLIRSYSLGASSYVRKPVDFVQFIEAVRQLGLYWLILNETAPVTGKP, encoded by the coding sequence ATGAGCAACGATAGGGTCATCTTGCTGGTAGAGGACAATCCGAAGGACGAGGCACTGACGCTTCGCGCGCTCAAGAAAAGCAACGTCATGAACCCGATCGTCGTGGCACGTGATGGCGTTGAGGCGCTCGACTACCTGTTCGCTCGAGGCGCTCACGCGAACCGGGACCGGACGGCCATGCCGCAGATCATCCTTCTCGACCTCAAGCTTCCGAAGGTCGACGGCCTCGAGGTTCTCAAGGCCCTGCGCTCCGACGAGTTCACGAAGCTTCTTCCCGTCGTCGTCTTGACCTCCTCGGTCGAGGAGCAGGATCTCATCCGTAGCTACAGCCTCGGAGCCAGCAGCTACGTGCGAAAGCCCGTCGACTTCGTCCAATTCATCGAGGCGGTGCGGCAGCTCGGCTTGTACTGGCTCATTCTGAACGAGACTGCGCCGGTTACGGGGAAGCCGTAG
- a CDS encoding response regulator: MSERNEPSERGEDNVPGVSFHEFSAGGETGQLIRGKDWSATSLGPINSWPRSLRNYLSTIQELPTPAIIFWGTDQTQIYNDGYSVIMGPRHQQYLGATFRECWPEAYSTIDPWMQRVLRNAERVEVSKALIPLTRRGFTEESYFTFSFSPLRDDQDAIAGILQIVTDVTDTVLGERRARALHELSKQTVHARTLEDAIELATDVLGQNTGDLPFCLIYLVDALEPHRLVLSGSTGLPEGHAAFPPEIGLGTSGGGIIPEISRVISQREPIAIEGLISRLGSLPGGPWPEAANLAVASPIASADQHSVVGVLISGISPRLTFDTHYRDFVDLVAAQLATVIGVARAYEDEKKRVEAMAQLDRAKTAFFSNVSHEFRTPLTLILGPTEDALSSPEQALSGEPLQMVRRNTFRLMKLVNSLLDFSRIESGRVQASYEPSDLAAMTTYLASAFRSAIEGTGLTFEVACESLPEPIHVDQDMWEKIVLNLLSNALKFTFEGSIGVSVRWCGDHAEFKVRDTGTGIPEKELPHLFERFHRVHGARSRTHEGSGIGLALVHDMVRLHGGTVQVASRPSEGTTFTVSIPRGFAHLPPERIVAKRSTAWTAKGAMPFVEEALRWSSGSKLDAVWLSAATLTPSAARADVRILVVDDNADLRDYIVNLLGEHYAVETAVDGLAALEAARLRKPALVLSDVMMPRLDGFGLLRGLRADPTLRDVPVILLSARAGEESTIEGLEAGADDYLVKPFAARELLARVRTHVELARQREVFERFFTLSLDMMCIAGVDGYFRRVSPAFDALGYSSEELLSRPFLDFVHPDDTAATLAEVEKLAKNVPTIHFENRYRCKDGSYRWLSWSSAPDTSGTMYAIARDVTETKRTQEALARAKDAAEAATRELESFSYSVAHDLRAPLRSIDGFSQALLEDYADKLDADGKKYFSFIRESAQQMAQLIDDLLALSRVTRSELHREGVDLSALARAAITRLQRSQPDRRVDVVIQEGLGGRRRSSAAHGGARQSFRERLEIHREAR; encoded by the coding sequence ATGAGCGAGCGCAACGAGCCGTCGGAGCGGGGCGAGGACAACGTTCCCGGCGTTTCCTTTCATGAGTTTTCGGCTGGGGGAGAGACCGGCCAGCTCATTCGTGGCAAGGACTGGAGTGCAACTTCTCTGGGTCCGATCAATTCTTGGCCGCGGAGCCTGCGAAACTATCTGAGCACGATCCAGGAACTGCCGACTCCCGCCATTATCTTCTGGGGAACGGATCAAACTCAAATCTACAACGATGGCTATTCAGTCATCATGGGGCCGCGCCATCAGCAGTATCTGGGCGCGACGTTCCGCGAATGTTGGCCGGAAGCCTATTCAACCATTGATCCTTGGATGCAAAGGGTCCTGAGAAACGCAGAGCGGGTTGAAGTCAGCAAGGCGCTCATCCCTCTGACCCGACGCGGATTCACGGAAGAATCGTACTTCACCTTTTCCTTCAGCCCGCTTCGTGATGACCAGGACGCGATTGCCGGAATCCTGCAAATTGTCACGGACGTGACAGATACGGTGCTGGGCGAGCGGCGGGCGCGCGCCCTACACGAGCTTTCCAAGCAGACGGTCCATGCAAGAACACTGGAAGATGCCATCGAGCTTGCCACCGACGTGTTGGGTCAGAACACGGGTGATCTTCCTTTCTGCCTGATCTATCTCGTCGATGCGCTCGAGCCACATAGGCTGGTTCTTTCAGGATCAACCGGATTACCCGAAGGTCACGCGGCATTTCCTCCTGAGATCGGCCTCGGAACCAGTGGCGGCGGAATCATCCCGGAAATCTCTCGGGTCATCAGCCAACGAGAGCCCATCGCGATTGAAGGCCTGATTTCGCGTCTCGGTTCCTTGCCTGGTGGGCCCTGGCCGGAAGCTGCGAACCTCGCCGTCGCCTCTCCCATTGCCTCTGCGGATCAGCACAGCGTGGTCGGAGTTCTGATTTCAGGAATCAGTCCGCGTCTTACTTTTGATACTCACTATCGAGATTTCGTGGATCTTGTCGCCGCACAGCTTGCAACCGTTATCGGCGTGGCGCGAGCCTACGAAGACGAGAAGAAGCGGGTCGAAGCAATGGCCCAGCTCGACCGAGCCAAGACTGCGTTCTTCTCCAACGTCAGCCACGAATTTCGGACGCCTCTGACGCTCATACTCGGCCCGACGGAGGATGCACTGTCCTCACCCGAGCAAGCGCTCTCCGGCGAGCCTCTGCAGATGGTCCGTAGAAACACGTTTCGGCTGATGAAGCTGGTCAACTCGCTCCTCGATTTCTCGCGCATCGAGTCCGGCCGTGTGCAGGCGTCTTACGAGCCTAGCGATCTCGCCGCGATGACCACTTACCTTGCCAGCGCCTTCCGTTCGGCCATCGAGGGCACCGGCCTGACGTTCGAGGTCGCCTGCGAATCGCTGCCGGAGCCAATCCACGTCGACCAGGACATGTGGGAGAAGATCGTGCTCAACCTGTTGTCGAACGCGCTCAAGTTCACGTTCGAGGGCTCGATCGGCGTTTCGGTTCGTTGGTGCGGCGATCACGCCGAGTTCAAGGTTCGGGATACCGGCACGGGCATCCCAGAAAAGGAACTGCCCCACCTCTTCGAGCGGTTCCACCGGGTTCACGGGGCCAGGTCGCGCACGCACGAGGGGTCGGGGATCGGGCTCGCGCTCGTGCACGATATGGTGCGGCTCCACGGAGGCACCGTTCAGGTTGCGAGCAGGCCCAGCGAGGGCACGACGTTCACTGTTTCAATCCCACGAGGGTTTGCCCACCTGCCGCCTGAGCGTATCGTCGCGAAGCGATCCACCGCGTGGACCGCGAAGGGCGCGATGCCCTTCGTCGAAGAGGCGCTGCGCTGGTCCAGTGGTTCAAAGCTCGACGCAGTCTGGCTTTCTGCAGCGACACTAACCCCGAGCGCCGCGCGGGCGGACGTGCGCATCCTCGTGGTCGACGACAACGCGGACCTGCGCGACTACATCGTCAACCTCTTGGGTGAGCACTATGCAGTGGAGACGGCCGTCGATGGGCTCGCCGCCCTGGAGGCGGCGCGCCTCCGTAAGCCCGCTCTCGTCCTTAGCGACGTGATGATGCCGCGCCTCGACGGTTTCGGCCTCTTGCGAGGGTTGCGCGCTGATCCGACCCTGCGCGACGTCCCCGTCATCCTCTTGTCCGCGCGGGCGGGCGAAGAGTCGACTATCGAAGGGTTGGAGGCGGGCGCCGACGACTACCTCGTCAAGCCATTCGCCGCGCGCGAGCTTCTCGCCCGCGTTCGGACGCACGTTGAGCTTGCGCGCCAACGCGAAGTGTTCGAACGCTTTTTCACGCTCTCGCTCGACATGATGTGCATCGCGGGCGTGGACGGGTACTTCAGGCGCGTCAGCCCCGCGTTCGACGCTCTAGGCTACAGCAGCGAGGAGTTGCTCTCCCGACCGTTCTTGGATTTCGTCCATCCTGACGACACGGCAGCGACGCTGGCCGAAGTCGAAAAGCTCGCCAAGAATGTGCCCACGATCCACTTCGAGAATCGCTATCGCTGCAAGGACGGCTCGTACCGTTGGCTCTCGTGGAGCAGCGCCCCGGATACCTCGGGCACCATGTACGCGATCGCGCGCGACGTCACCGAGACCAAGCGCACTCAGGAAGCCCTGGCCCGCGCGAAGGACGCGGCGGAAGCGGCAACCCGCGAACTCGAGTCCTTCAGCTACTCGGTTGCTCACGACCTTCGCGCCCCTCTCCGAAGCATCGACGGCTTTAGCCAGGCTCTGCTCGAGGACTATGCCGACAAGCTCGACGCGGACGGCAAGAAGTATTTCTCCTTCATCCGTGAGTCCGCCCAGCAAATGGCGCAACTCATCGATGACTTGCTCGCCCTCTCACGGGTCACACGCAGCGAGTTGCACCGCGAGGGGGTAGACCTGAGTGCACTCGCTCGAGCAGCGATCACGCGCCTCCAGAGGAGCCAGCCCGATCGCCGTGTGGACGTTGTGATTCAGGAAGGGCTGGGGGGGCGAAGGCGATCCTCGGCTGCTCACGGTGGTGCTCGACAATCTTTTCGGGAACGCCTGGAAATTCACCGGGAGGCGCGATGA
- a CDS encoding phasin family protein — protein MSQAAEKFVALNKKQAETAIRAFQIGFNAWEMLIKLNLEATRLLLQEGMVNIHALPKATDMAGLSAWTGQFRAGADKLSGYSRNVYEIGRQASSELGDLLEQTLLSTNQEVLEWVDEVLKSSSIPQPEATAAAAKAAMANAKTVIEGISKAVRQTAGYADANVRAAAAATAKAVKSTAK, from the coding sequence ATGAGTCAAGCCGCCGAAAAATTTGTCGCGTTGAACAAGAAACAGGCTGAGACGGCGATCCGGGCGTTTCAGATCGGGTTTAACGCTTGGGAAATGCTGATCAAGCTGAATCTCGAGGCGACCAGGTTGTTACTCCAGGAAGGTATGGTAAACATCCATGCGCTTCCCAAGGCGACCGATATGGCGGGCTTGTCCGCATGGACCGGACAATTCCGAGCCGGGGCGGACAAATTGTCGGGTTACTCCAGAAATGTTTACGAAATCGGCAGACAGGCCTCCAGCGAATTGGGTGATCTCCTGGAACAGACATTGCTTAGTACCAATCAGGAAGTCTTGGAATGGGTCGATGAAGTGTTGAAATCCTCTTCGATCCCGCAGCCGGAAGCCACGGCAGCCGCCGCGAAAGCGGCGATGGCGAATGCCAAGACGGTTATTGAAGGAATTTCGAAGGCTGTCAGACAGACGGCCGGATACGCGGATGCCAATGTGCGGGCGGCCGCAGCGGCGACGGCAAAGGCCGTGAAGAGTACCGCGAAGTAA
- a CDS encoding ATP-dependent DNA helicase: protein MYVILSTDLQQFFADSGPLANAIPGYRLRPQQVEMARAVAQAIESNGLLIAEAGTGTGKTFAYLVPALSKGGKVIVSTGTKTLQDQLYNRDIPMVRNALQVPVTVALLKGRANYVCHYHLERAKNDGRFLNRDDVVYLARIESYAKTSRTGDRSGLAEVPEDATVWPQVTSTRENCLGGDCPNYKDCFVMEARKQAMEADVVVVNHHLFFADVVLRDEGVAELLPACNAVIFDEAHQLPETASLFFGESVSSSQLIELARDTRIETAISAKDNAALPEASAALEKSARDLRLQFREESGRQPYSAMQDNSAFMAAFDVALTRLTDLTALLESQADRSEGLHNCWTRGMELVNALARWEEEEDRAWVRWIEIFGGSVHLNATPLSIADIFHRQISGNPRAWIFTSATLSVQGNFSHYQREMGLADAATAFWESPFDYANQAVLYVPEGLPEPNSEGYTRKAVDAALPVIEAAEGRTFFLFTSLRAMREARELMETGMKKMGMDYPLLMQGEGSRTELLERFRKLGNAVLLGSQSFWEGVDVRGEALSLVIIDRLPFAPPDDPVLAARIETINAEGRNAFMEYQLPQAVITLKQGAGRLIRDENDRGVLMICDPRLITKHYGKRIWRSLPPMRRTRDAVEVLEFYRRIAGAAA from the coding sequence ATGTACGTTATCTTGAGTACAGACCTGCAGCAGTTCTTCGCCGATTCCGGCCCGCTCGCCAACGCGATTCCCGGCTACCGTCTGCGTCCGCAGCAAGTGGAAATGGCACGGGCGGTCGCGCAGGCAATCGAGAGTAACGGATTGCTCATCGCCGAGGCCGGCACTGGAACCGGAAAGACCTTCGCCTACCTGGTTCCGGCCCTGTCCAAGGGTGGCAAGGTGATCGTCTCCACCGGCACGAAGACGCTGCAGGACCAGCTCTACAATCGTGATATTCCGATGGTGCGCAATGCACTGCAGGTCCCGGTTACCGTGGCGCTGCTCAAAGGCCGCGCCAATTACGTCTGCCATTACCACCTGGAACGCGCCAAGAACGACGGCCGCTTCCTGAACCGCGACGACGTGGTCTATCTGGCGCGCATCGAGTCCTACGCAAAGACCAGCAGGACCGGCGATCGCAGCGGGCTGGCCGAAGTGCCGGAGGACGCGACCGTGTGGCCGCAGGTGACGTCGACCCGCGAGAATTGCCTGGGCGGCGATTGTCCGAATTACAAGGACTGCTTTGTCATGGAAGCGCGTAAACAGGCGATGGAGGCGGATGTGGTGGTGGTCAACCATCACCTGTTCTTCGCCGACGTCGTGTTGCGCGACGAGGGTGTGGCGGAACTGCTGCCGGCATGCAATGCGGTGATCTTCGATGAGGCCCACCAGTTGCCCGAAACCGCCAGCCTGTTCTTCGGCGAGAGTGTGTCCAGCAGCCAGCTCATCGAACTGGCTCGCGACACTCGCATCGAGACGGCGATCTCCGCGAAAGACAATGCCGCGTTGCCGGAGGCGTCGGCCGCGCTGGAAAAATCGGCGCGCGATCTGCGGCTGCAATTCCGCGAAGAATCCGGCCGGCAGCCTTACTCCGCAATGCAGGATAATTCGGCTTTCATGGCTGCGTTCGATGTGGCCTTGACACGATTGACCGATCTGACGGCGTTGCTGGAGTCGCAGGCCGATCGCTCGGAGGGATTGCACAACTGCTGGACACGGGGGATGGAACTCGTCAACGCGCTCGCGCGCTGGGAGGAAGAGGAGGACAGGGCGTGGGTGCGCTGGATCGAGATCTTCGGCGGCTCGGTTCACCTGAATGCGACGCCGCTGTCGATTGCGGATATTTTCCACCGCCAGATCAGCGGCAATCCGCGCGCCTGGATTTTCACTTCGGCAACGCTGTCGGTGCAAGGCAATTTCTCGCACTATCAGCGCGAGATGGGATTGGCGGACGCCGCCACCGCGTTCTGGGAAAGCCCGTTCGATTACGCGAATCAGGCTGTGCTCTACGTCCCCGAGGGGCTGCCGGAGCCGAACTCGGAGGGTTATACGCGCAAAGCCGTCGATGCCGCGCTACCTGTGATCGAAGCGGCCGAAGGCCGCACCTTCTTTCTGTTCACCAGCTTGAGAGCCATGCGTGAAGCGCGCGAGTTGATGGAAACCGGGATGAAGAAGATGGGCATGGATTATCCGTTGCTCATGCAGGGAGAGGGATCGCGCACGGAGCTGCTGGAACGCTTCCGCAAGCTGGGCAATGCAGTGCTGCTGGGCAGCCAGTCGTTCTGGGAGGGTGTTGACGTGCGCGGCGAAGCGTTGTCGCTGGTGATCATCGACCGCCTGCCATTCGCGCCGCCGGACGACCCGGTACTGGCGGCACGCATCGAAACGATCAACGCGGAGGGCCGCAATGCGTTCATGGAGTATCAGTTGCCGCAGGCGGTGATCACGCTCAAGCAGGGCGCCGGCCGCCTGATCCGCGACGAGAACGATCGCGGCGTGCTCATGATCTGCGATCCGCGGCTGATCACCAAACATTACGGCAAGCGCATCTGGCGCAGCCTGCCGCCGATGCGCCGCACGCGCGATGCGGTCGAAGTCCTGGAGTTCTACCGGCGGATTGCCGGCGCGGCGGCCTGA
- a CDS encoding ATP-binding protein produces MLDNLFGNAWKFTGRRDEARIEFGATSNDGHRVYFVRDNGAGFDMAFVNKLFGVFQRLHAATEFEGTGVGLATVQRVVSRHGGQVWAQGEINRGATFFFTLYEKDRVA; encoded by the coding sequence GTGCTCGACAATCTTTTCGGGAACGCCTGGAAATTCACCGGGAGGCGCGATGAGGCACGCATCGAGTTCGGCGCCACCTCGAACGACGGTCATCGCGTGTACTTCGTGCGCGATAACGGCGCGGGCTTCGACATGGCTTTCGTGAACAAACTCTTCGGCGTGTTCCAGCGCCTCCACGCTGCCACCGAGTTCGAGGGGACCGGCGTGGGGCTGGCGACGGTACAACGCGTCGTCAGCCGACACGGAGGCCAAGTCTGGGCTCAAGGAGAAATCAACCGTGGAGCAACTTTCTTCTTCACCCTTTACGAAAAGGATCGCGTGGCATGA
- the phaR gene encoding polyhydroxyalkanoate synthesis repressor PhaR, whose translation MTEEFRLIKKYPNRRLYDTATSSYITLADVKQLVLDQVIFKVVDAKSEEDLTRSILLQIILEEESAGAPMFSSDMLSQIIRFYGNAMQGMMGSYLDKNIQTFVEIQRRLQEQSVPKFGDNPMLNAEAWSQFVKMQGPTIQGLMSSYLEQSANTFLDMQQQLQKQARSIFGNFPFGTNFAGAAGEGKSDAPSSDSEAFKQPQKKTAS comes from the coding sequence ATGACTGAAGAATTCCGCCTGATAAAGAAATATCCGAATCGCCGTCTGTACGACACGGCAACGAGCAGCTACATCACGCTCGCCGACGTGAAGCAACTCGTACTCGATCAGGTGATTTTCAAAGTGGTCGATGCGAAGAGCGAGGAAGACCTCACCCGCAGCATCCTTCTGCAAATCATTCTCGAGGAAGAAAGTGCGGGAGCGCCAATGTTCTCGTCGGACATGCTTTCGCAGATCATCCGTTTCTATGGCAACGCGATGCAGGGAATGATGGGCAGCTATCTGGACAAGAATATCCAGACCTTCGTCGAAATTCAACGCCGGCTGCAGGAACAAAGCGTGCCGAAGTTCGGCGACAATCCCATGCTGAACGCCGAGGCATGGAGCCAGTTCGTAAAAATGCAGGGGCCGACGATCCAGGGCCTGATGTCGAGCTATCTCGAGCAGAGCGCCAACACCTTCCTCGACATGCAGCAACAGCTTCAGAAGCAGGCGCGCTCGATTTTCGGCAATTTCCCGTTCGGAACCAATTTCGCGGGCGCAGCCGGCGAGGGCAAGTCGGACGCGCCGTCTTCCGATTCTGAAGCATTCAAGCAGCCGCAGAAAAAAACCGCCTCCTGA
- the rimO gene encoding 30S ribosomal protein S12 methylthiotransferase RimO codes for MSRNKQAAQPKVGFVSLGCPKALVDSERILTQLRAEGYLISGSYQDADLVVVNTCGFIDAAVEESLDAIGEALAENGKVIVTGCLGAKGDMVRQAHPQVLAVTGPQATDQVMRAVHDHLPKPHDPFSDLVPPQGIKLTPKHFAYLKISEGCNHRCTFCIIPSMRGDLVSRPVGEVMQEAENLVKAGVRELLVISQDTSAYGVDIKYRTGFWGGRPLKTRMTELTQALGELGVWVRLHYVYPYPHVDEILPLMAEGKVLPYLDVPFQHASPRILKLMKRPANAENNLERIRAWREICPDLTIRSTFIAGFPGESEAEFSALLEFLEEAQLDRVGCFAYSPVEGASANALPDALPDEVREERRARFMAVQEKISAQRLKRRVGMTLTVLVDEATGNQAVGRSSADAPEIDGVVHISKAKNANAGDFVQVRITRSDAHDLHGDLVS; via the coding sequence ATGTCCCGCAACAAACAAGCCGCGCAGCCGAAAGTCGGGTTCGTTTCGCTCGGCTGTCCGAAGGCTCTCGTGGATTCGGAGCGCATTCTCACGCAGCTTCGCGCCGAGGGCTATCTCATCTCCGGCAGCTATCAGGATGCGGATCTGGTCGTGGTCAATACCTGCGGCTTCATCGACGCAGCGGTGGAAGAATCGCTCGATGCTATCGGCGAAGCGCTCGCCGAGAACGGCAAGGTTATCGTCACCGGCTGTCTCGGTGCCAAGGGCGACATGGTCAGGCAGGCGCACCCGCAAGTTCTCGCTGTCACGGGACCGCAAGCCACCGACCAGGTCATGCGCGCCGTGCACGATCACCTGCCGAAGCCGCACGATCCTTTTTCGGATCTTGTGCCGCCGCAAGGCATCAAGCTCACGCCCAAACACTTTGCCTATCTGAAGATCTCCGAAGGGTGCAACCATCGCTGCACGTTCTGCATCATTCCTTCCATGCGCGGCGACCTCGTCAGCCGTCCGGTCGGCGAGGTAATGCAGGAAGCCGAGAACCTGGTCAAGGCCGGCGTCAGGGAATTGCTGGTGATCTCTCAGGACACCAGCGCCTACGGTGTGGACATCAAGTATCGCACCGGCTTCTGGGGTGGCAGGCCGTTGAAAACCCGCATGACCGAACTGACGCAGGCTCTCGGCGAACTCGGCGTATGGGTGCGCTTGCACTACGTCTACCCTTACCCGCACGTCGACGAGATCCTGCCGCTGATGGCCGAAGGCAAAGTCCTGCCTTATCTCGACGTTCCGTTCCAACACGCCAGCCCGCGCATTCTCAAATTGATGAAACGCCCTGCGAACGCGGAGAACAATTTGGAGCGCATTCGCGCCTGGCGCGAAATCTGTCCCGATCTCACCATCCGCAGTACGTTTATCGCCGGCTTCCCGGGGGAAAGCGAGGCGGAATTCTCCGCGTTGCTGGAATTTCTCGAAGAAGCGCAACTCGATCGCGTGGGTTGTTTCGCCTATTCTCCGGTGGAAGGCGCATCGGCCAATGCCTTGCCCGATGCACTGCCGGACGAAGTCAGGGAAGAACGCCGCGCTCGCTTCATGGCCGTGCAGGAAAAAATCAGCGCCCAGCGACTGAAACGCAGAGTGGGCATGACGCTTACAGTGCTGGTGGACGAAGCCACCGGGAATCAGGCCGTCGGCCGCTCCAGCGCTGATGCACCGGAAATCGATGGCGTCGTGCATATCAGCAAGGCGAAGAATGCCAATGCCGGCGATTTCGTCCAAGTGCGCATTACCCGCTCGGATGCGCACGACCTCCACGGCGACCTGGTTTCCTGA
- a CDS encoding DUF1232 domain-containing protein has product MLERLKTWAAALKREALVLWFGSRDPRTPWYAKWLAAFIVAYALSPIDLIPDFIPIVGYLDEIILLPGAIWLVLKLLPREVLLDSRARAQAWLEAHRPKPRNWIAAAAIVLLWILALWALWAWLIHPRLSLT; this is encoded by the coding sequence ATGCTGGAGCGGCTGAAGACCTGGGCGGCCGCCCTCAAGCGCGAAGCGCTCGTCCTCTGGTTCGGCTCGCGAGATCCGCGCACGCCGTGGTATGCAAAATGGCTGGCGGCATTCATCGTCGCCTACGCACTCTCGCCGATCGACCTGATTCCCGATTTCATCCCGATCGTCGGTTACCTCGACGAAATCATCCTGCTGCCGGGCGCGATCTGGCTGGTATTGAAGCTGTTGCCCCGGGAAGTGCTGCTGGATTCCCGCGCCAGAGCGCAGGCCTGGCTGGAAGCGCATCGACCGAAGCCGCGCAACTGGATTGCCGCCGCGGCAATCGTGCTGCTGTGGATCCTGGCTTTGTGGGCGCTGTGGGCATGGCTGATTCATCCACGCCTTTCGCTTACCTGA
- the phbB gene encoding acetoacetyl-CoA reductase, with amino-acid sequence MAKRIVLVTGGMGGLGESICTKMADQGYVVVTTYSPGNKTAGEWLAGMKKRGYDFRGYAADVSDFDSCTACVQKVRSEVGAVDVLVNNAGITRDMTFKKMTKADWDAVIRANLDSVFNMTKQVLDGMVERVWGRVINVSSVNGQKGAFGQTNYSAAKAGMHGFTKALAYEVARKGVTVNTISPGYIGTKMVTAIPQDILDTKILPQIPLNRLGLPAEVAGLIIYLASDEAAFVTGANISINGGQHMS; translated from the coding sequence ATGGCAAAAAGAATCGTTCTGGTAACCGGGGGCATGGGCGGTCTGGGTGAATCCATCTGCACGAAGATGGCCGACCAGGGTTATGTGGTCGTCACCACGTATTCGCCGGGAAATAAAACGGCTGGCGAGTGGCTGGCCGGAATGAAGAAGCGCGGATATGATTTTCGCGGCTATGCGGCAGACGTATCCGACTTCGACTCATGCACAGCCTGCGTGCAAAAGGTGCGGTCCGAGGTCGGCGCGGTCGACGTACTGGTCAACAACGCCGGCATCACACGCGACATGACGTTCAAGAAAATGACCAAGGCCGACTGGGATGCCGTCATCCGGGCCAATCTCGACAGCGTCTTCAACATGACCAAGCAAGTGCTCGATGGCATGGTCGAGCGCGTGTGGGGCCGCGTCATCAATGTGTCGTCGGTTAATGGCCAGAAAGGCGCCTTCGGCCAGACCAACTATTCAGCCGCCAAGGCCGGCATGCACGGATTCACCAAGGCACTGGCTTACGAAGTGGCGCGCAAAGGCGTAACGGTCAACACAATCTCGCCAGGCTACATCGGAACCAAGATGGTGACCGCCATTCCACAGGACATCCTGGACACGAAAATTCTGCCGCAGATCCCACTGAATCGACTGGGCCTGCCTGCGGAAGTGGCCGGGCTGATTATTTACCTGGCCTCGGATGAAGCCGCATTCGTCACGGGCGCCAATATTTCAATCAACGGCGGCCAGCACATGTCGTGA